The window GTCGGTGTTTCTTTTCGCCGGGCTGGTCTGCGGCCTGACGCTGGTGATGGCGCAGTACGGGCAACCCTGGAGCAACGTCAATCTCAAGAAGGTGGCGCTGAACCTGTTGCGCGACGAACTCGTGTTGGAACTCGATCGCGGCGTCTTTAATGAAGCCATTCCCAAGATGACGATCTACGTACCGGACGCCCAGGAGGGACAGGACAACCGGGGCATTTTCGTGGCCGATGAACGGAACCCGGCCGATCCACGTATCATCGTCGCGCAGCAGTATCAGGTCATGACCGATCCGGCCAGCAGCCAGGTGGCGCTACGGCTGATGAACGGCGTCATCCATAGTCGCCCCCAGAATCCGGAGGAGTATCAGAAGATTTCGTTTACGTCCTACGACTTGAAGCTGAGCTTGAGCGCGAGCCTGTACGGCGCGGAGGAACGCACGCCGATCGACGTCATTCGCGCCAAGCTGGAGAGCACCGGCTGGACGGATACCAACGCGTTGCGGCGCTTGATGGAATATTATAAGGACCTGGCCTTCCCTGCGGCCTCGCTGGTGTTCTGTATCCTGGGAGTGCCGGTCGGCATCGTGTCCAAACGTTCGGGCAGCATCGGCGGGTTTGCGGTGGGCGTGCTGGTGGTCATCGCCTACTATGTCCTCAATGTGGCCTGCGAGTTCCTGGTCACCACCCTGTGGATTTCCCCGTTCGCCGGCGCCTGGTTACCCAACGTGATGTTCACCCTGGTGACCATTCTGTGGTTCTATCGGGTGAGCCGCCAATAGTCCTATGAACATTCTGTTTCGCTATATGCTGCGCGAGTACGTGAAGATCTTCGGCATGTGCTTCGCCGGGCTCATGACGATTTACCTCGTGATCGACTTCTTCGAGAAGGTGCGCCGCTTCCTGCGGTACGACGCCCATGCCCTCGATGTGCTGGCCTACTTCGTCCTCAAGATGCCCGCTATTTCGTACCAGATCGCGCCGCTCGCGGTCCTGATGGCGACCCTGCTCACGATCGGCCTGTTGTCGCGCAGCCATGAAATCACCGCGATGCGCAGTTGCGGTATCAGTCTCTACTGGATTACCTCCCCGTTCCTGTTTCTCGGTACCGTGCTGGCGATGGTCCTGTTCCTCTTCAGTTCAACCGTCATTCCCCTCGCCCTCGCCAAGGCCGAGCAGATCAAAACGACCCGGATCGAAAAACGAGAGTTGCCGGTCTCGGTGAAAGCAGCGCAGCCCTGGGTCAGCCTGGGCGGCCAAACATTGATGAACATCGACACCATCGACCCCGGCGGAGCCGTGTTGCGAAAAATCCGCCTCTATCGCTTGAGCCCCACGTTCGAGCTGGAGCAGATTGCGGAGGCACAGCGCGCGGTGTATTCGCCGCAGGGCTGGGTCCTGGAAGACGGCATCCGGCGCTCGTTCCGGCAGGATGGGACGGTCTCGGTGAACAGTTTTCAGACGGAACCCCTGCCGCTCGCGCAAATTCCCGACGACTTCACGACCTGGCTGGAGTTGGATTCGGAAACGATGACGCTGCCGGAGATTCGTGCCTATGTCGATCGGCTGCATCTGGGCGGCACGATCCTCCCGCGCCTGCTGACTGATTATTATGGCCGGATCGCCTTCCCCTGCGTGACCTTTATTATGGTGGTCGTCGGCATTGCCTTGAGCCTCCGGCGCACCGGCGTGCGCGGCAGCGGCATGGCCATGGGCATCGGACAAGCCATGGCCGTAGGATTCTTTTATTGGTCCACCCATTCCGTGGCAATTGCGCTGGGACGCGGCGGGGCACTTGCGCCGATGCTGGCCGGCTGGATGGCCAATCTGGTATTTCTGACGTTTGGCTTTTATCTGCTGTTGAAGGTCCGTTACTGAGAGGATCGCGAAATAGTCCGCCAGCGGCGTTCGCCATTCGACAGTCGCAGCATCGCTCGCGAGTGCCTGATGCTTACAGCATTGACTGTGGCGCCACCGTACGGTAAGTAGACAGGCCGCACAAGGCATCACCGGCAAGCAGTGAAAGGGTTCTATGTCGACGAGAGTCGTCATCACAGGTCTGGGAGTCGTCTCCCCCATCGGCATCGGGGTGCCGCAGTTCTGGAAAGCGGCATTGGAAGGCCGGTCCGGGATCTCGGCCATTACCTCCTTCGATCCGTTCCCGTTGGAAGGGTACCGGTCGCGCGTGGCCGGACGCATTCTCGGATTTTCCCCCGAACAGTATCTCCCAGCCGGTCAAGGCGACCGGGTGGACCGCTACGCCCAGTTCGCCCTTGTGGCCGCCAAGGAAGCGCTGGCGGACGCCGACTTCCGCATGGAGCGGGAAGAGCCGCACCGTGTCGGGGTCATCGTCGGCGCCGGCATGGGCGGCATGGTGATGGGCGAACGGGAAATCACGCAGCTGTATGAACAGAAACGCCCGCACCGGGTACATCCCAACTTTATTCCGGTCATTACACTGAATTCGGCTTCCGGCATCGTGGCCATGGCCTATGGGGCCAAAGGACCCAACCTGACGATTTCCACGGCTTGCTCATCGAGCGCCCATGCCCTTGGTCAGGCCATGCACGCCATTCGCGCCGGCACGGCGGATGCGGTGATCGTCGTCGGCGCCGATGCCAGTATCACGCCCCTGGTCTTTGCCGGATTTTGCTCGCTGCGCGCACTTTCGACCAAGTATAACGATGCACCGGAACGAGCCTCACGACCCTTCGATCGCGGACGGGATGGCTTTGTCATGGGTGAAGGCGCCGGCGCGCTGATTGTCGAATCGCTCGCCCACGCCAAGAAACGCAAGGCCCGGATGTACGCGGAAGTGGCCGGATACGCCGCCACCAGCGAAGCTCATCACATGGTGATTCCACGCGAGGACGGCGAAGAGGTGGCCATCACGATGCGCCTGGCCTTGAAGGATGCGGGCGTCACGCCTGCGCAAGTCAATTACATCAATGCCCATGCGACTTCCACGACGGTGGGTGATGCGGTCGAGGTGAAGGCCATTCGTCTCCTGTTCAAATCCCGGGCGGATAAGCTGGCGGTGAGCGCCACGAAGTCACTCGTGGGGCATACGCTGGGTGCCGCGGGATCGCTGGCCGGGATCGTCTCGGCCCTGACCCTTACCAGCGGGCAGATCCACCCGACGCTCAACCTTGACGATCCGGATCCGGCCTGCGCCCTCGCGGGGCTGTCTGCGCAACCGCAAACCCGCAAAACCAAGGTCGCGCTGATCAACGCGTTCGGCTTCGGCAGTAACAATGCCGCGGTCGTCTTAAAATCTCTGTCGACCTGACCCGCGTCGGGCGACGACATTCGTGCACCTGCGATGTGCCGGCAAGAAACGAAGGAACCGGTTATGGCTAAGACTTCAGACGTTTCCGACAAGATCATTCAGGCGCTGGCGGACTATCTCAAGCGGGATGCGGCGTCGATTCAGACGACCCATCACCTGCGGGACGACCTGGGTTTGGATTCGATGGCGGTGATCGAAATGCTGTACCGCATCGAAGAAGTCTTTAATCTCCAGATCCCCGACCAGGACCTCGTCGGCCTGACCACCGTCGGCCAGGTGATCGCCTATGTGCAAGGCCGCGTCGCCCCTCCGAAGGCTCCCGCGAAGGCGGCCGCGAAAACTCCGGCGAAAGCCGCCGCGAAGCCACCTGCCGCCAAGCGTTCTACCAAGAGCAAGAAGGCCTAGCCGTATGACGACCGCACCGAGACACACGCCGCTGACACTCCGGGAACTCCACAGCTATGTCGGAGGAGAGCTGGTCGGTTCACCGGATGCGACCGTCACCGGAGTGGCAAGCCTGGAAGAGGCCGGACCGGACGACCTCGCCTTCCTGACCTCCGAACGCAATTTGAAATCTCCGCAGACCGCCACTATCGGGGCCCTGCTCGTGGGACGTCGCCTGCCGGATTGTCCGTCACCGCAACTCGTGGTGGACAATCCTGCGTATGCCTTTGCGCGGGCCGCCCAGCAGTTTTTTGCGCGACCGACCCGCATGCGCGGCATCGCCCAGGGCATCACCCGTGGCGAGGACGTGACCATCGGCGCGGATGTGTCGATCTGGCCCGGCGTGACCCTCGGGGACCGCGTCTCCATCGGCGCGCGGGTGACCCTCTATCCGGGGGTCTTTATCGGCGACGATAGCGCCATCGGTGATGATGCCCTCCTCTACCCCAACGTGGTGGTTCGTGAAGGCTGCCGTCTCGGAGCTCGCGTGATCGTGCACAGCGGCACGGTGATCGGCAGTGACGGATTCGGCTACGTCCAGTATCAGGGACGTCACCAGAAGATTCCGCAATTGGGCGGCGTGCTCATCGAAGATGACGTGGAACTGGGCTCCAATGTGAGCGTGGATCGCGCGACGTTCGGCAACACCGTCATCAAGCGCGGGACGAAAATCGATAACCTCGTGCAGATCGCCCACAACGTGGTGGTGGGTGAGCACAATATTCTCGTCGCGCAAGTCGGTATCGCGGGGAGTACGACGCTGGGAAAGTATGTGATGGTGGGTGGCCAGGCCGGCCTCGCCGACCATTTGCAGATCGGCGATCAGGTGATGATTGCGGCTAAGTCCGGCGTCACAAGAAGTCTGGAGCCCAATCAAATCGTCTCCGGCGCGCCGGTGATGCCCCATGCGACGTTTCTGAAGGCCCAGGCGGTGATTCCGCAGTTGCCGGAACTACGCCAGCGCGTCCGCGAGTTGGAAGAGCGCCTTGCGAAACTGGAACAGATCCGACAACCTCCCGCCAAGTCCCGCAAGCCCCGTCGCAAATAGCCCGCGTCAGCCGCATCGTTAGTTCTTCAGCATCGACTTCCAAAAGAACAGCTTGGCCCAGAAAAATCCCGCCCAGGGCAGGAAACAGGCCGCGATCGGATGGACCGCGCCATAGATCATGCTGACCATTGAGCCCGCGAGCAATACCGCCAGGCCGACCATATAGGCGCCCGGAGCCCAGGGTGACCCGCTGGCCTGTTCCTGACTGGCCGCACTCTCTCGTTTGGGTTTGCCG is drawn from Nitrospira sp. ND1 and contains these coding sequences:
- the lptG gene encoding LPS export ABC transporter permease LptG, with amino-acid sequence MNILFRYMLREYVKIFGMCFAGLMTIYLVIDFFEKVRRFLRYDAHALDVLAYFVLKMPAISYQIAPLAVLMATLLTIGLLSRSHEITAMRSCGISLYWITSPFLFLGTVLAMVLFLFSSTVIPLALAKAEQIKTTRIEKRELPVSVKAAQPWVSLGGQTLMNIDTIDPGGAVLRKIRLYRLSPTFELEQIAEAQRAVYSPQGWVLEDGIRRSFRQDGTVSVNSFQTEPLPLAQIPDDFTTWLELDSETMTLPEIRAYVDRLHLGGTILPRLLTDYYGRIAFPCVTFIMVVVGIALSLRRTGVRGSGMAMGIGQAMAVGFFYWSTHSVAIALGRGGALAPMLAGWMANLVFLTFGFYLLLKVRY
- the lpxD gene encoding UDP-3-O-(3-hydroxymyristoyl)glucosamine N-acyltransferase; this translates as MTTAPRHTPLTLRELHSYVGGELVGSPDATVTGVASLEEAGPDDLAFLTSERNLKSPQTATIGALLVGRRLPDCPSPQLVVDNPAYAFARAAQQFFARPTRMRGIAQGITRGEDVTIGADVSIWPGVTLGDRVSIGARVTLYPGVFIGDDSAIGDDALLYPNVVVREGCRLGARVIVHSGTVIGSDGFGYVQYQGRHQKIPQLGGVLIEDDVELGSNVSVDRATFGNTVIKRGTKIDNLVQIAHNVVVGEHNILVAQVGIAGSTTLGKYVMVGGQAGLADHLQIGDQVMIAAKSGVTRSLEPNQIVSGAPVMPHATFLKAQAVIPQLPELRQRVRELEERLAKLEQIRQPPAKSRKPRRK
- the fabF gene encoding beta-ketoacyl-ACP synthase II, with amino-acid sequence MSTRVVITGLGVVSPIGIGVPQFWKAALEGRSGISAITSFDPFPLEGYRSRVAGRILGFSPEQYLPAGQGDRVDRYAQFALVAAKEALADADFRMEREEPHRVGVIVGAGMGGMVMGEREITQLYEQKRPHRVHPNFIPVITLNSASGIVAMAYGAKGPNLTISTACSSSAHALGQAMHAIRAGTADAVIVVGADASITPLVFAGFCSLRALSTKYNDAPERASRPFDRGRDGFVMGEGAGALIVESLAHAKKRKARMYAEVAGYAATSEAHHMVIPREDGEEVAITMRLALKDAGVTPAQVNYINAHATSTTVGDAVEVKAIRLLFKSRADKLAVSATKSLVGHTLGAAGSLAGIVSALTLTSGQIHPTLNLDDPDPACALAGLSAQPQTRKTKVALINAFGFGSNNAAVVLKSLST
- a CDS encoding acyl carrier protein, producing MAKTSDVSDKIIQALADYLKRDAASIQTTHHLRDDLGLDSMAVIEMLYRIEEVFNLQIPDQDLVGLTTVGQVIAYVQGRVAPPKAPAKAAAKTPAKAAAKPPAAKRSTKSKKA
- a CDS encoding LptF/LptG family permease, yielding MLHTILDRYIFRELFSPFGISLAALCFVMLTKELLRLVELLVTKGIGFLSVLKVFAHLLPSFLVLTLPIAGIIATITAFGRLSLDKELVAMRAAGFSLLRLSQSVFLFAGLVCGLTLVMAQYGQPWSNVNLKKVALNLLRDELVLELDRGVFNEAIPKMTIYVPDAQEGQDNRGIFVADERNPADPRIIVAQQYQVMTDPASSQVALRLMNGVIHSRPQNPEEYQKISFTSYDLKLSLSASLYGAEERTPIDVIRAKLESTGWTDTNALRRLMEYYKDLAFPAASLVFCILGVPVGIVSKRSGSIGGFAVGVLVVIAYYVLNVACEFLVTTLWISPFAGAWLPNVMFTLVTILWFYRVSRQ